The genome window AAGGCTAAATACAGATGTATGCATGGGAGCAAACAGGCATGTAAACAGCTGGGGGCTGAGTCTGTGTCACGAAGAAAAAATTCAGCAGGATGGGTGGTTGctgcttgaaaaagaaaatgctccgTAGGAAATAACAGGCGTTTGAGGCAACGTCACTGACATCTCGTAGGTATGTGGAGGTTATTATTCAGAGTACAAGCCAGATTAATGATTTCCAGCACTGCACAGGATGTGCTCCGTTTGTAACTGAGCGTTGCTCAAGGCTTCAGAGCTAGGAAGAGCTTCGCAAATTAAGTCCTGCCCCAACAAGTTTTGGAGGACCTGAAGTAAACGCTGCTCCCTTTCCTACCTTGTGCCCGGCTGCTCTGGACGCAGCTTTTCCCGCTGCTTTTGCCGCAGCGTCTCCCTGCGCAGAACCAGGGGTGCCTTTCCCATAGGAATTTGTCTTCTGGCAGCCGTGATGGGGTCAGACACGGTCTGGAGctgagccccctccccacgtACCCAGGTGTCCTTGTGggcagcggcagccccggcacagAGGCAAGTGCTCCGGGCATCAGAAGGGcagcattttcttccaaaatgccCGTAGAATTTTGGTCAAAATAGCTTAACCTGGGAAGTTCTGCATTTGCCTACATCTCCCCAGCAACACTCGAGGCTGTGTCAGTTCAGTGCAGTAGCTGCAAGTCCGGAAGAGGTTTATGAAGCTAATTTTTCACTGGCAGCGTGCGCGTGTTGCAGTGTTACAGGAGGGTTTAGGAGGCCAGGAGAGGGTCAGGATTGCCCTCTGCGAGGTGCTGCCCCAAGCCAGGGCAGTTGTTTCTGACGTGGGGCCTCTTTAACCAGGCGAGGTGGGAAAAGAGCATTCAAGCGGGAAGCCGAGAGGCAGCCTGTTTTTATCTGCATCTGTGCTCCTCAGCTTCAGGCAGGTGGGAGTTACAGACCTATCCACTCCATTTTGATGAGGAAAttacagagatttttaaaataaacagtcccatcccctcctcctcctcctcctcccagacTTTGAAGAGCTTTTCCTGTCTGAGCTGTCCGCGGAATGACTGCACTTGCCAGGAGTTGAGGCGTAAAACAGCACTGGAGCTGGACGGGAGTCGGGCTGTCGTCTTCAGAACTTGTCTGAGCAAGAGCAGGTaaagaggggggggaaatctCATTTTGAGCAtgttttgttcagtgtttttaagGCTGCTgtgaaaaggcagaagcagccaGCAAAGCTGCCTTTATCTTGGTAAGGACAGCAGcttcaaaaatgtaaatatggaAGCGCTTGTTTGCAAAGATTACACTGCTGGACCTCAGTGATGCAACAGGATGAACTCACTTGAGCTGCATTGTTTTTGTGCAAAGCCGCATGGAAAATCAGGAGctgaaaaaagacagtaaaaactCTAAACACAGAAGTTACATCTCGTGTTACTGGCGTTACAGTTATGTACGTTCTCAAACGCTGCCCTTGTGAGGCAGAGCAGGTCGTCCCACTGTTTGTGGGAGCGCAGCTCATTGTTACTTGTAAAGACAGATACTGCAAACAGTTTACAAGGGGGAACATCTGGGCTTCTCCTGGAGCGGGAAGTTCATTTAGGTTGTTTAGCAGTTCCTAAAGTGATGGGAAGGGGTGAGCCTAGGAACTGGTACATCCGAGTGTGTTAATTATTGTGTTAATTAAGCCCATACTCCTGTCTTCTGCCTCTGTACTCCTCCAGACAGGCACCTGTACAGCATGGGGCACTCTGGCTGGGGTTCTTAAatctcccttcagcctcctttctattactatttttggtgattcttttatttcagctatAATGAGGCCACTCTCCAGTCATGCATGATTTTACATATCTTTggtaaaaaaagccaaagcattCTAACAGCCCCTGCTTGTCGATTGTTGGTAAAGTCGCTATTAAATACGGCAGCAAAACTTTCTTTCTGTCCCAAAGGTTGTTTTGCGTGGCGGGGAACCGGAGTTCGGCTGCATCATGGCAACGGTCATCACCGAAAAGCTTAGCCGCCTCTTCATTAACGTGCGgcaggtccctcagctgctggcCCCCATCTCTCCCTCCACCGTCAGCAGTTCGGAGGTGCCGAAGGTCTTTTGGAAGCCCTACATCCACACCGGCTACCGGCCGGTGCAGCAGACCTGGTGCTATTACTTCTCGACGCTCTTCCAGCAGCACAACGAGGCCATCAACGTCTGGACCCATTTGGTGGCCGCGCTGATCCTGCTGCTGCGGTTCCAGCAGCTCTCGCAGCGGGTGGATTTTGGACAGGACCTGCACGCCCAGCCCCTCCTCATCATCATCGTGGCGTCCATCACCTACCTGACATTCAGCACCCTCGCTCACCTTCTGCAGGCCAAATCTGAGTTCTGGCATTACAGCTTCTTCTTCATGGACTACGTGGGGGTCGCCATTTACCAGTACGGCAGCGCTCTGGGGCACTACTACTACACCATCGAGCCAAGCTGGCATGAGAAGATCAAGGGGTTTTACATGCCGGCGGCCGTCCTGTTAGCGTGGCTGTCCTGTGCCGGTTCCTGCTACGCCAAGTACCGGTACCACCAGTCCGCTCGCCTTCTGAGCCGgctctgccaggagctgccctCCGGCCTGGCGTATATGCTGGACATCAGCCCCGTGGTCCACCGCATCTACACCGTGCCGCCCTCCGAGCGGGCTGACCCGGCCCTTCTGTATCACAAATGCCAGGTGCTGTTTTTCCTCATTGGcgccttttttttctcacacCCTTACCCCGAAAAGTGGTTCCCTGGGAAATGTCACTTCTTTGGGCAGAGCCATCAGATTTTTCACGTGTGCCTGGTGTTCTGCACGCTGGCGCAGATCGAGGCGGTGGTGTTGGACTATGAGTCCAGGCGACAGATCTATTCCACTCTTCAGGGTGACTTGGTGCACAACTTCTCTGCCCTGTGCCTCTTCACTGTGACCTGCTCTGTCCTCACAGCCGCTTACATGGCCCGGAAGGTGAAGAACAAGCTGAGCTTCAAAGAAGAGTAAGAGCCCTGAAGGAGAAGCCGGTGAGCTCACCCGAATGGTTGATCTGCAGCGATGCTGGCATGAATCCGGCCACAAACTTTGAGGAGAAGAGGAATGAAATGCTTCGCCAACTGTTACTCAGCAGTGCTCTCTGTAGCGAGGGAAAGTAAGAACtgctttttatgattttttttttttaaattcagaattagTTCCAGCTTGCTCTTAAAATGGTACACTGGTTTAATTCACATGTCTGAATAAACAGTTGGAACAAAATGTTGTTAGTGCTGCAGCCCTGTACCCTGGCAGCGGTGGGCTGGGAAAGGTTCTTGGAAGCTACACGGTCTCACAGCAAAAGGTAAGGAGATCCCATCTGGCCTGCTGTCAGCGGTGATGGAATCTGACCTATGGAAACAGACTGAGGTGAGCTTGTATAAAGCACAAACAAGGGTAGCAGATCTACTTAATATTGTTTCAGGCCCCTTTTATATGGCTTAGGGACTTATACAGAGCTATCCACACAGTGACAAGGCCTGTCTCTTACCTGGTGGGTGTGGGTGAGAAAGGCACGGACCCTGTCCTTAAGAGTGCCGCAAGAGGGGAGACAGAGAGAGCGTGGTTGGGGGTGATTTGATGGAGGCTGAGCCCCAGGGCAATAATGGGGACCCCTGCCCCCTCTGTGGGGGATGAGGCCCTGTGAACAGGCACTGGTCTGTTGGCTGCAAGGGTTTGAGGCACACAGCCCTGAGCTGCACAGAGGGTGCAAACACAGGGCAGGCAACGGCTGGGCCTGCAGGTGTGGCTTGTGAAGACAAGgtgagaggggctgggggaggtcAGGGCCTGGGTTGTGtcctgggggcaggaggaagaggaaaaaacccaggtGTCTTGTGCTGCTCCCCCTCTGACCTGCACAGCAGCCCCTGTTTCCCGCCCCCCCGTTGGCATCTCTGTAAGCACTCGGCCCCCTCTTGCCGAGGAGCCTCTGGCACCGGCCACCCCTCTTCTGCTGCCCACGGGGCCGTCCCCACCTCGGGGCCCGCCCGGTACCGGTACCGACTCCGCTCACACCCACCGCCATCCGCTCTCCTCGGTGAGCCGCCGCCTTATATAGGGCGCGGCCCAGGATGGGCGGGGCTCCGCCTGCCGCTCATCCCGCCCCGCCTCTCGGATTGGTTCCTCTCTACCGCGAGCGCGCGCAGTGACCGTTGGCGACCGTTAGGCGGGGGCGGCGCGAGCGAGAGGCGGGTAGGagcgcggggcccggcgggaACAGAGAGCGGCGCCGAGCCCGGCGTCTGAGGCAGCGCCCCGGCGCCGCTCGGGCGGCGGTCCCTGCTCTTCCTCGGGGCCCGCGGAGGGGCCCTGCCCGGCTCCGCGCTCCGGGAGGCCGGACGGAGACCGCCGCGGGCCGGGGATGAAGCGCAGACGCAGGGGCGGCGCGGCCCAGCAGGCCGAAGCGTGCGATGTGTGGCTGGACACCGCCGAGCTGAAGCGGAGCGCGGCGCAGGTGGGGCTCGGCGCCGGGGGTCCCTGCAtgggggggctgctgcagccgccCCCAGCGCTGCCAGCCGGGGTGCGCCCGGCTCCCCGTCCCGAGGGAGCGTGTGGCTCCCTGGGTGTGGGAGATACTGTGGTTGTGAGAGAAGATGCCGTGGTATGGCGAGTCAGGAGAGGCTGGCAGAGCAAGGTTGGACACAATGCAGAAGTATTTCAAGAGGTGCcagagggatgggatggggatagCAAAGCTCGGACgatgcagcaggcagggacagcctgCAGCCTTGGTCCTGAGCATCCTGCTCtgggtgaccctgcttgagcagggggtcGGACGTGGTGACCTCCGCgggccccttccaacctcagccgTTCTGTGGTGGTGTCCCACATTTAACAAAGGTGGGAACTATGCTACGGCACTGGAAGAAGGGTAGATTTGTTATTAATGGCATATATTCACTTaccacttctttctttccctacCCAGTCTCTCATAGCTAAGCCAAAAGTATCTAGTCGAATTCTGGAAAGGAAGCACGCCTCAGTCGCTTTCACGCAGACAAAAGCCTCTCAGCCACGCACCAAGCAAACCACCATCTCTGCCTTCTTCAGCGCTCAGACAGGTAATGTGGACCAGCGTATGCCCCTGTAGGAAAGTAGCTTCAGGCTGTAATAAGAAACCTGTCTCGCTGTATTGCTTGGCAGCTTTACTAGGCAGAAAAGTGCATTTTCT of Ciconia boyciana chromosome 21, ASM3463844v1, whole genome shotgun sequence contains these proteins:
- the PAQR7 gene encoding membrane progestin receptor alpha — translated: MATVITEKLSRLFINVRQVPQLLAPISPSTVSSSEVPKVFWKPYIHTGYRPVQQTWCYYFSTLFQQHNEAINVWTHLVAALILLLRFQQLSQRVDFGQDLHAQPLLIIIVASITYLTFSTLAHLLQAKSEFWHYSFFFMDYVGVAIYQYGSALGHYYYTIEPSWHEKIKGFYMPAAVLLAWLSCAGSCYAKYRYHQSARLLSRLCQELPSGLAYMLDISPVVHRIYTVPPSERADPALLYHKCQVLFFLIGAFFFSHPYPEKWFPGKCHFFGQSHQIFHVCLVFCTLAQIEAVVLDYESRRQIYSTLQGDLVHNFSALCLFTVTCSVLTAAYMARKVKNKLSFKEE